Proteins encoded in a region of the Triticum urartu cultivar G1812 unplaced genomic scaffold, Tu2.1 TuUngrouped_contig_1002, whole genome shotgun sequence genome:
- the LOC125526419 gene encoding uncharacterized protein LOC125526419 — MADNAAEVQQTPQVVEKSQAAEKSEKKAELKPDEAKKLIEFMESKYDEHVAKVDSFDDFYHAIYELIQKFCEERGQVQYRIPPREKLQEVYTKHHKAGSGEVKREEFAKMSGELVKRDSFSFGKATTELLMFLFGAPMCALVAKRVLPGLGWLSDDTVIPLATSGAVAFLVHTKKL; from the exons ATGGCTGACAATGCTGCCGAGGTGCAGCAGACACCTCAAG TTGTGGAGAAGAGCCAGGCCGCGGAGAAGAGCGAGAAGAAGGCGGAGCTGAAGCCCGATGAGGCGAAGAAGCTGATCGAGTTCATGGAGAGTAAGTACGACGAGCACGTGGCGAAGGTGGACTCGTTCGACGACTTCTACCACGCCATCTACGAGCTCATCCA GAAGTTCTGCGAGGAGCGCGGGCAGGTGCAGTACAGGATCCCGCCCAGGGAGAAGCTGCAGGAGGTGTACACG AAGCACCACAAGGCGGGGAGTGGCGAGGTGAAGCGGGAGGAGTTCGCAAAGATGAGCGGGGAGCTGGTGAAGCGGGACAGCTTCAGCTTCGGCAAGGCGACGACGGAGCTGCTCATGTTCCTGTTCGGCGCGCCCATGTGCGCGCTGGTGGCCAAGCGGGTCCTGCCGGGGCTGGGATGGCTCTCCGACGACACCGTCATTCCGCTCGCCACCTCCGGCGCCGTCGCCTTCCTTGTCCACACCAAAAAGCTCTGA